A region from the Aphis gossypii isolate Hap1 chromosome 1, ASM2018417v2, whole genome shotgun sequence genome encodes:
- the LOC114131086 gene encoding protein transport protein Sec24D isoform X20 — MNNSQFAQERPTQNYGALPTPQQNGQHNTSSNNVPSYNQAEGQLNDQFSQLGFNNRPSVPLVQNNTLPSSISNFSSGPQVNTSQSYSPANFNVELTGPPKQFSSSVPFGGSFSQNSSDNFLDKTSNTIPQSAFPGNSVESNIHDGIINQESRDFNNGTPNNLSETMYGKSNEFNTNTSNLVSNQIGSGLTSSQPIQSAFSVVSPQSRSQKPYSSNVQQPQLVENVPSQSDLSTQKLEYQPSNYPPTSNSISQSDFSRQPNHAPQQPGFPSQNNLKPQQPGFPPQPNSTLQQPGFPPQSNSTSQQPGFPPQPNSTLQQSGFPPQPNSTLQQPGFPPQANSTLQQPGFPSQTNLKPQQPGFPPQPSSTPQQPGFPPQPNSTLQQPGFPPQANSTKTQQPGFPPQPNSISQQPGFPLQPNSTLQQPGFPPQPNSTQQQPGFPPQPNSTLQQPGFPPQANSTKTQQPGFPPQPNSVLQQSGFPQQPNLTPQQPGFPPQPSSIPQQPGFPPQPSSTPQQPGFPPQPSSTPQQPGFPPQPNSTLQQPGFPTQANLTKPQQPGFPPQPNSTLQQPGFPSQTNLKPQQPGFPPQPSLTPQQPGFPPQPNSILQQPGFPPQANSTLQQPGFPPQPNSTLQQSGFLPQPISSQQQHGFPPQPGNLPSQQMGFPSQAGNLPPRQSGYPPQQPGLTSQQPQQPGYSQQHNGFNPQQPSYQPQQSGYPPQQPGYPPQQPGYPPQQAGYSTQQAGFNQGTPAYMGQPAPSRRLDPDQMPSPVQVIQDDQQSKSGLFLTNQRGLVPPLVTTDFTVQDSGNASPRLIRSTMYCVPTTTDIMKQTSVPFGLVISPLAKIKPDEYPLPIINTGEFGPVRCKRCKAYMSPFMQFIDGGKHFTCLLCKATTEVPVEYFQHLDHTGQRLDRSERPELCFGSYEFIVPKEYCRKEIQPKPPAYIFVIDVSYNNIKSGLVRLICAFMKELLTQLPTELGSEKSKIRVGFITYDTTVHFYNIKETLAVPQMMIVGDTSEVFMPLLDGFLCDPEESSQVIDVLMEQIPTQFNETRTTETILLPAIKAGMEALKNADCCGKLFVFHSSLPIAEAPGKLKNREDRKLLATDKEKTILNPQTNVYKELGEECVQVGCSVDLFITNNSYIDLPTIGQISKISGGEIFKYTYFQAEVDGQRFLSDLKHDISRPTVFDAVMRVRTSTGTRPTDFYGHFFMSNSTDVELAAIDCDKAIAIEVKHDDKLDEQDGVLVQTAMLYTSCSGQRRVRILNLSLRSSGQMGELYRSCDLDTIMNFFGKQVMYKILESSGRQVKDAITNKTAQILATYRKHCASPSSAGQLILPECMKLMPLYVNCLIKSDAMSGGPDMTVDDRWFNMHLVITADIPTTLGYFYPRLIPIHTLADEKLLDDVSIPDQLRCSIEKFAENGAYILENGVYMFLWLGMGLSQTFLTDVFGVQSITYVDTEHSAIPVLDNPLNKAVRQVLSKIQKERSHTMRLSIIRQKDKIETVMRHFLVEDHGIDNSPSYVEFLCHMHKEIRNLLS, encoded by the exons ATGAATAATTCTCAATTTGCACAAGAGCGTCCAACACAAAATTATGGCGCTCTTCCAACACCACAACAAAATGGTCAACATAATACATCATCGAACA atgtACCATCTTATAACCAGGCTGAAGGACAGTTGAATGATCAATTTTCACAACTGGGATTTAATAATAGACCTTCAGTACCActagttcaaaataatactttg ccGAGTAGTATTAGCAACTTTTCAAGTGGACCACAAGTAAATACTTCGCAATCATATTCACCTGCCAATTTTAATGTTGAACTGACTGGGCCTCCTAAGCAATTTTCTTCATCAGTACCTTTTGGAGGAAGTTTTAGTCAAAATTCCTCAGATAATTTTCTAGACAAAACTAGTAATACAATACCACAATCTGCTTTTCCTGGAAATAGTGTTGAATCAAATATTCACGATGGAATTATTAATCAAGAATCAAGAGATTTTAATAATGGCACTcctaataatttaagtgaGACAATGTATGGGAAATccaatgaatttaatacaaatacctCAAATTTGGTTTCAAATCAAATTGGTTCTGGATTAACTTCATCTCAACCTATTCAATCAGCCTTTTCTGTTGTTTCACCTCAATCTCGTTCTCAAAAACCGTATTCAAGCAATGTTCAACAACCACAATTGGTTGAAAATGTTCCATCCCAATCGGATTTATCTActcaaaaattagaatatcaGCCATCAAATTATCCACCAACATCTAATTCAATATCTCAATCAGATTTTTCGAGACAACCTAATCATGCTCCACAGCAGCCAGGTTTTCCATctcagaataatttaaaacctcAGCAACCAGGTTTTCCACCTCAACCCAATTCCACACTGCAGCAGCCTGGGTTTCCACCACAATCTAATTCAACATCGCAGCAGCCAGGTTTTCCACCTCAACCCAATTCAACACTGCAGCAATCAGGTTTTCCACCTCAACCTAATTCCACACTGCAGCAGCCTGGTTTTCCACCACAAGCCAATTCAACATTGCAGCAGCCAGGTTTTCCATCTCAGACTAATTTAAAACCACAGCAACCAGGGTTTCCGCCACAACCTAGTTCGACACCACAGCAACCAGGTTTTCCACCTCAACCTAATTCAACACTGCAGCAGCCAGGTTTTCCACCACAAGCCAATTCAACAAAAACTCAGCAACCGGGTTTCCCGCCACAACCTAATTCAATATCGCAGCAACCTGGTTTTCCACTCCAACCTAATTCCACACTGCAGCAGCCTGGTTTTCCACCACAACCCAATTCAACACAGCAGCAACCAG GATTTCCACCACAGCCTAATTCAACACTACAGCAGCCAGGTTTTCCACCACAAGCTAATTCAACAAAAACTCAACAACCTGGTTTCCCGCCACAACCTAATTCAGTTTTGCAGCAGTCAGGTTTCCCACAACAACCTAATTTAACACCACAGCAACCAGGTTTTCCGCCACAACCTAGTTCGATACCACAGCAACCAGGTTTTCCACCTCAACCCAGTTCGACACCACAGCAACCAGGTTTTCCACCTCAACCCAGTTCGACACCACAGCAACCAGGTTTTCCACCTCAACCCAATTCAACACTGCAGCAGCCAGGTTTTCCAACACAAGCCAATTTAACAAAACCGCAGCAGCCAGGATTTCCACCACAGCCTAATTCAACACTACAGCAGCCAGGTTTTCCATCTCAGACTAATTTAAAACCGCAGCAACCAGGTTTTCCGCCACAACCTAGTTTGACACCACAGCAACCAGGTTTTCCACCACAACCCAATTCAATACTGCAGCAGCCAGGTTTTCCACCACAAGCCAATTCTACACTGCAGCAGCCTGGTTTTCCACCACAACCCAATTCAACACTGCAGCAATCAGGTTTTCTACCACAACCTATTTCATCTCAACAGCAACATGGCTTTCCTCCTCAACCAGGAAATTTACCATCTCAACAAATGGGTTTTCCTTCTCAGGCCGGTAATTTACCACCACGACAATCTGGTTACCCACCTCAACAGCCTGGTTTAACGTCTCAACAACCTCAACAACCTGGATATTCTCAGCAACATAACGGTTTCAATCCTCAACAACCTAGTTATCAACCTCAACAATCTGGGTATCCACCTCAACAACCTGGGTATCCACCTCAACAACCTGGGTATCCACCTCAACAAGCAGGTTACTCTACACAACAAGCTGGTTTTAATCAAGGTACACCAGCCTATATGGGTCAGCCAGCTCCAAGTAGGAGATTAGATCCAGATCAGATGCCAAGTCca GTACAAGTTATACAAGATGACCAACAAAGTAAAagtggtttatttttaactaatcaaAGAGGTCTAGTGCCCCCTTTAGTTACTACAGATTTCACTGTTCAAGATTCTGGTAATGCATCACCTAGATTAATAAGATCAACTATGTATTGCGTACCCACTACAACGGACATTATGAAACAG aCTTCTGTACCATTTGGATTAGTCATCAGTCCATtagcaaaaataaaacccGATGAGTATcctttacctattataaatactggTGAATTTGGACCAGTTAGATGTAAAAGGTGTAAAGCTTACATGAGTCCATTTATGCAGTTCATTGATGGTGGAAAACACTTTACTTGTCTTTTATGTAAAGCTACAACAGAAg taccagttgaatattttcaacatttggATCATACTGGTCAGCGGCTTGACCGTTCTGAAAGGCCTGAATTATGTTTTGGTTcatatgaatttattgttcCAAAAGAGTATTGTAGG aAAGAAATTCAACCAAAACCTCCtgcatatatatttgtaatagatgtttcttacaataatattaaatctggACTTGTTCGACTCATATGTGCTTTCATGAAAGAGCTATTAACTCAATTACCAACTGAGTTGGGAagtgaaaaaagtaaaatacgtgttggttttataacttatgatacaactgttcatttttataatatcaag gaAACATTAGCTGTTCCTCAAATGATGATTGTTGGTGATACTTCTGAAGTGTTTATGCCATTGTTAGATGGGTTCTTATGTGATCCAGAAGAATCATCTCAAGTTATCGATGTACTTATGGAACAAATTCCCACTCAGTTTAATGAAACAAGGACTACTGAAACTATTCTTTTACCAGCAATAAAAGCAGGAATGGAAGCATTGAAG AACGCAGATTGTTgtggtaaattatttgtattccaTTCATCCTTGCCTATAGCAGAAGCTCCAGGTAAACTTAAGAATCGGGAAGATCGAAAATTACTTGCCACcgataaagaaaaaactattttga atcCACAAACTAATGTTTATAAAGAATTGGGAGAAGAATGTGTTCAAGTTGGATGTAGTGTTGATTTATTCATCActaataattcttatattgATTTACCTACTATTGgtcaaatttctaaaattagtggtggtgaaattttcaaatacacaTATTTCCAA gctGAAGTTGATGGTCAACGATTTTTATCTGATTTAAAACATGACATTAGCCGACCAACTGTTTTTGATGCTGTAATGCGTGTACGGACATCTACTGGTACTCGTCCTACTGATTTCTATGGGCATTTCTTTATGTCAAACTCTACAGATGTTGAATTAGCTGCTATTGATTGTGATAAA GCTATTGCAATTGAAGTAAAACACGATGATAAGCTTGATGAACAAGATGGAGTATTGGTACAAACAGCTATGTTATACACATCATGTAGTGGGCAAAGGCGTGTACGCATATTAAATCTATCATTACGTTCTAGTGGACAAATGGGTGAATTATATCGTAGCTGTGATTTAGATACAATAATGAATTTCTTCGGAAAACAAG ttatgtataaaatattggaaaGTTCTGGACGACAAGTAAAGGACGCAATTACTAATAAGACTGCTCAAATATTAGCTACTTATAGAAAACATTGTGCATCACCATCTTCAGCCGGTCAACTTATATTACCTGAATGCATGAAACTTATGCCTCTATATGTTAATTGTTTGATCAAATCTGATGCAATGTCCGGtg gtccTGATATGACAGTTGATGATCGTTGGTTTAATATGCATCTTGTTATCACTGCGGATATACCTACAACATTAGGTTATTTCTATCCACGTCTGATTCCTATCCATACACTCGCTGATGAAAAACTATTAGATGATGTTTCAATACCAGATCAATTAAGGTGTTCTATTGAAAAGTTTGCAGAAAATGGAGCTTATATTTTGG aAAATGGagtttatatgtttttgtgGCTTGGTATGGGTCTAAGTCAAACATTTTTGACTGACGTATTTGGTGTTCAGAGCATTACATATGTTGATACTGAACATTCGGCTATTCCTGTGTTGGATAATCCACTCAACAAAGCTGTTCGGCAGGTGTTatctaaaattcaaaaagaacGAAGCCACACTATGAGA cTTTCAATTATACGACAGAAAGATAAAATTGAAACTGTTATGAGACATTTCTTAGTTGAAGATCACGGCATTGACAATAGTCCATCCTATGTAGAATTTTTGTGTCACATGCATAAGGAAATTCGCAATTTGCTCAGTTAG
- the LOC114131086 gene encoding protein transport protein Sec24D isoform X35 yields the protein MNNSQFAQERPTQNYGALPTPQQNGQHNTSSNNVPSYNQAEGQLNDQFSQLGFNNRPSVPLVQNNTLPSSISNFSSGPQVNTSQSYSPANFNVELTGPPKQFSSSVPFGGSFSQNSSDNFLDKTSNTIPQSAFPGNSVESNIHDGIINQESRDFNNGTPNNLSETMYGKSNEFNTNTSNLVSNQIGSGLTSSQPIQSAFSVVSPQSRSQKPYSSNVQQPQLVENVPSQSDLSTQKLEYQPSNYPPTSNSISQSDFSRQPNHAPQQPGFPSQNNLKPQQPGFPPQPNSTLQQPGFPPQSNSTSQQPGFPPQPNSTLQQSGFPPQPNSTLQQPGFPPQANSTKTQQPGFPPQPNSVLQQSGFPQQPNLTPQQPGFPPQPSSIPQQPGFPPQPSSTPQQPGFPPQPSSTPQQPGFPPQPNSTLQQPGFPTQANLTKPQQPGFPPQPNSTLQQPGFPSQTNLKPQQPGFPPQPSLTPQQPGFPPQPNSILQQPGFPPQANSTLQQPGFPPQPNSTLQQSGFLPQPISSQQQHGFPPQPGNLPSQQMGFPSQAGNLPPRQSGYPPQQPGLTSQQPQQPGYSQQHNGFNPQQPSYQPQQSGYPPQQPGYPPQQPGYPPQQAGYSTQQAGFNQGTPAYMGQPAPSRRLDPDQMPSPVQVIQDDQQSKSGLFLTNQRGLVPPLVTTDFTVQDSGNASPRLIRSTMYCVPTTTDIMKQTSVPFGLVISPLAKIKPDEYPLPIINTGEFGPVRCKRCKAYMSPFMQFIDGGKHFTCLLCKATTEVPVEYFQHLDHTGQRLDRSERPELCFGSYEFIVPKEYCRKEIQPKPPAYIFVIDVSYNNIKSGLVRLICAFMKELLTQLPTELGSEKSKIRVGFITYDTTVHFYNIKETLAVPQMMIVGDTSEVFMPLLDGFLCDPEESSQVIDVLMEQIPTQFNETRTTETILLPAIKAGMEALKNADCCGKLFVFHSSLPIAEAPGKLKNREDRKLLATDKEKTILNPQTNVYKELGEECVQVGCSVDLFITNNSYIDLPTIGQISKISGGEIFKYTYFQAEVDGQRFLSDLKHDISRPTVFDAVMRVRTSTGTRPTDFYGHFFMSNSTDVELAAIDCDKAIAIEVKHDDKLDEQDGVLVQTAMLYTSCSGQRRVRILNLSLRSSGQMGELYRSCDLDTIMNFFGKQVMYKILESSGRQVKDAITNKTAQILATYRKHCASPSSAGQLILPECMKLMPLYVNCLIKSDAMSGGPDMTVDDRWFNMHLVITADIPTTLGYFYPRLIPIHTLADEKLLDDVSIPDQLRCSIEKFAENGAYILENGVYMFLWLGMGLSQTFLTDVFGVQSITYVDTEHSAIPVLDNPLNKAVRQVLSKIQKERSHTMRLSIIRQKDKIETVMRHFLVEDHGIDNSPSYVEFLCHMHKEIRNLLS from the exons ATGAATAATTCTCAATTTGCACAAGAGCGTCCAACACAAAATTATGGCGCTCTTCCAACACCACAACAAAATGGTCAACATAATACATCATCGAACA atgtACCATCTTATAACCAGGCTGAAGGACAGTTGAATGATCAATTTTCACAACTGGGATTTAATAATAGACCTTCAGTACCActagttcaaaataatactttg ccGAGTAGTATTAGCAACTTTTCAAGTGGACCACAAGTAAATACTTCGCAATCATATTCACCTGCCAATTTTAATGTTGAACTGACTGGGCCTCCTAAGCAATTTTCTTCATCAGTACCTTTTGGAGGAAGTTTTAGTCAAAATTCCTCAGATAATTTTCTAGACAAAACTAGTAATACAATACCACAATCTGCTTTTCCTGGAAATAGTGTTGAATCAAATATTCACGATGGAATTATTAATCAAGAATCAAGAGATTTTAATAATGGCACTcctaataatttaagtgaGACAATGTATGGGAAATccaatgaatttaatacaaatacctCAAATTTGGTTTCAAATCAAATTGGTTCTGGATTAACTTCATCTCAACCTATTCAATCAGCCTTTTCTGTTGTTTCACCTCAATCTCGTTCTCAAAAACCGTATTCAAGCAATGTTCAACAACCACAATTGGTTGAAAATGTTCCATCCCAATCGGATTTATCTActcaaaaattagaatatcaGCCATCAAATTATCCACCAACATCTAATTCAATATCTCAATCAGATTTTTCGAGACAACCTAATCATGCTCCACAGCAGCCAGGTTTTCCATctcagaataatttaaaacctcAGCAACCAGGTTTTCCACCTCAACCCAATTCCACACTGCAGCAGCCTGGGTTTCCACCACAATCTAATTCAACATCGCAGCAGCCAGGTTTTCCACCTCAACCCAATTCAACACTGCAGCAATCAG GTTTTCCACCTCAACCTAATTCAACACTGCAGCAGCCAG GTTTTCCACCACAAGCTAATTCAACAAAAACTCAACAACCTGGTTTCCCGCCACAACCTAATTCAGTTTTGCAGCAGTCAGGTTTCCCACAACAACCTAATTTAACACCACAGCAACCAGGTTTTCCGCCACAACCTAGTTCGATACCACAGCAACCAGGTTTTCCACCTCAACCCAGTTCGACACCACAGCAACCAGGTTTTCCACCTCAACCCAGTTCGACACCACAGCAACCAGGTTTTCCACCTCAACCCAATTCAACACTGCAGCAGCCAGGTTTTCCAACACAAGCCAATTTAACAAAACCGCAGCAGCCAGGATTTCCACCACAGCCTAATTCAACACTACAGCAGCCAGGTTTTCCATCTCAGACTAATTTAAAACCGCAGCAACCAGGTTTTCCGCCACAACCTAGTTTGACACCACAGCAACCAGGTTTTCCACCACAACCCAATTCAATACTGCAGCAGCCAGGTTTTCCACCACAAGCCAATTCTACACTGCAGCAGCCTGGTTTTCCACCACAACCCAATTCAACACTGCAGCAATCAGGTTTTCTACCACAACCTATTTCATCTCAACAGCAACATGGCTTTCCTCCTCAACCAGGAAATTTACCATCTCAACAAATGGGTTTTCCTTCTCAGGCCGGTAATTTACCACCACGACAATCTGGTTACCCACCTCAACAGCCTGGTTTAACGTCTCAACAACCTCAACAACCTGGATATTCTCAGCAACATAACGGTTTCAATCCTCAACAACCTAGTTATCAACCTCAACAATCTGGGTATCCACCTCAACAACCTGGGTATCCACCTCAACAACCTGGGTATCCACCTCAACAAGCAGGTTACTCTACACAACAAGCTGGTTTTAATCAAGGTACACCAGCCTATATGGGTCAGCCAGCTCCAAGTAGGAGATTAGATCCAGATCAGATGCCAAGTCca GTACAAGTTATACAAGATGACCAACAAAGTAAAagtggtttatttttaactaatcaaAGAGGTCTAGTGCCCCCTTTAGTTACTACAGATTTCACTGTTCAAGATTCTGGTAATGCATCACCTAGATTAATAAGATCAACTATGTATTGCGTACCCACTACAACGGACATTATGAAACAG aCTTCTGTACCATTTGGATTAGTCATCAGTCCATtagcaaaaataaaacccGATGAGTATcctttacctattataaatactggTGAATTTGGACCAGTTAGATGTAAAAGGTGTAAAGCTTACATGAGTCCATTTATGCAGTTCATTGATGGTGGAAAACACTTTACTTGTCTTTTATGTAAAGCTACAACAGAAg taccagttgaatattttcaacatttggATCATACTGGTCAGCGGCTTGACCGTTCTGAAAGGCCTGAATTATGTTTTGGTTcatatgaatttattgttcCAAAAGAGTATTGTAGG aAAGAAATTCAACCAAAACCTCCtgcatatatatttgtaatagatgtttcttacaataatattaaatctggACTTGTTCGACTCATATGTGCTTTCATGAAAGAGCTATTAACTCAATTACCAACTGAGTTGGGAagtgaaaaaagtaaaatacgtgttggttttataacttatgatacaactgttcatttttataatatcaag gaAACATTAGCTGTTCCTCAAATGATGATTGTTGGTGATACTTCTGAAGTGTTTATGCCATTGTTAGATGGGTTCTTATGTGATCCAGAAGAATCATCTCAAGTTATCGATGTACTTATGGAACAAATTCCCACTCAGTTTAATGAAACAAGGACTACTGAAACTATTCTTTTACCAGCAATAAAAGCAGGAATGGAAGCATTGAAG AACGCAGATTGTTgtggtaaattatttgtattccaTTCATCCTTGCCTATAGCAGAAGCTCCAGGTAAACTTAAGAATCGGGAAGATCGAAAATTACTTGCCACcgataaagaaaaaactattttga atcCACAAACTAATGTTTATAAAGAATTGGGAGAAGAATGTGTTCAAGTTGGATGTAGTGTTGATTTATTCATCActaataattcttatattgATTTACCTACTATTGgtcaaatttctaaaattagtggtggtgaaattttcaaatacacaTATTTCCAA gctGAAGTTGATGGTCAACGATTTTTATCTGATTTAAAACATGACATTAGCCGACCAACTGTTTTTGATGCTGTAATGCGTGTACGGACATCTACTGGTACTCGTCCTACTGATTTCTATGGGCATTTCTTTATGTCAAACTCTACAGATGTTGAATTAGCTGCTATTGATTGTGATAAA GCTATTGCAATTGAAGTAAAACACGATGATAAGCTTGATGAACAAGATGGAGTATTGGTACAAACAGCTATGTTATACACATCATGTAGTGGGCAAAGGCGTGTACGCATATTAAATCTATCATTACGTTCTAGTGGACAAATGGGTGAATTATATCGTAGCTGTGATTTAGATACAATAATGAATTTCTTCGGAAAACAAG ttatgtataaaatattggaaaGTTCTGGACGACAAGTAAAGGACGCAATTACTAATAAGACTGCTCAAATATTAGCTACTTATAGAAAACATTGTGCATCACCATCTTCAGCCGGTCAACTTATATTACCTGAATGCATGAAACTTATGCCTCTATATGTTAATTGTTTGATCAAATCTGATGCAATGTCCGGtg gtccTGATATGACAGTTGATGATCGTTGGTTTAATATGCATCTTGTTATCACTGCGGATATACCTACAACATTAGGTTATTTCTATCCACGTCTGATTCCTATCCATACACTCGCTGATGAAAAACTATTAGATGATGTTTCAATACCAGATCAATTAAGGTGTTCTATTGAAAAGTTTGCAGAAAATGGAGCTTATATTTTGG aAAATGGagtttatatgtttttgtgGCTTGGTATGGGTCTAAGTCAAACATTTTTGACTGACGTATTTGGTGTTCAGAGCATTACATATGTTGATACTGAACATTCGGCTATTCCTGTGTTGGATAATCCACTCAACAAAGCTGTTCGGCAGGTGTTatctaaaattcaaaaagaacGAAGCCACACTATGAGA cTTTCAATTATACGACAGAAAGATAAAATTGAAACTGTTATGAGACATTTCTTAGTTGAAGATCACGGCATTGACAATAGTCCATCCTATGTAGAATTTTTGTGTCACATGCATAAGGAAATTCGCAATTTGCTCAGTTAG